The following are from one region of the Carassius auratus strain Wakin unplaced genomic scaffold, ASM336829v1 scaf_tig00008860, whole genome shotgun sequence genome:
- the LOC113072337 gene encoding uncharacterized protein LOC113072337, with protein MKILLIFLTFYLISAAVRCFSVTGYSGGSVLVDSGKLWSSDSAKYMAKLPEWSVIINDKKHEKWINEGRFTLYRNSEGNLMIYIRELNTQDTGRYAIDVLQNQRIYMTVNVKEEDSCCKVSKRVIVNVGETASFSCEYSQNHINDPKIIFKEEKDSIEMIYSRWKKKERLSISDDKHKNIFSVRITAVTPDDGGVYLCGVWIDKQSYTYSIINTVHLHIMTKVGLSRVNGSSGGGLMIKCEHPQYKTNPKYICIEPDGCSERKNPGVQEQES; from the exons ATGAagatcctcctcatcttcctcacttTCTACCTGATCTCAG CTGCAGTGAGATGCTTTAGCGTCACGGGATATTCTGGAGGAAGTGTTCTGGTGGATTCTGGGAAACTTTGGTCCAGTGACTCTGCTAAATATATGGCCAAATTACCTGAGTGGAgtgtaataataaatgataagaaacatgaaaaatggATTAATGAAGGACGATTCACACTTTATCGAAACAGTGAAGGAAACCTCATGATCTACATCAGAGAACTGAACACACAAGATACTGGACGATACGCAATTGATGTTCTTCAGAACCAGCGTATATATATGACTGTGAATGTGAAAGAAgaag ATTCATGTTGTAAAGTGTCAAAGAGAGTGATAGTGAATGTTGGAGAAACTGCCAGTTTCAGCTGTGAATATTCACAGAATCACATTAATGATCCTAAGATCATATTCAAAGAAGAAAAAGACTCCATTGAGATGATTTACAGCAGatggaagaagaaagaaagattgaGTATTTCTGatgacaaacataaaaacatcttcaGTGTGAGGATCACTGCTGTGACACCAGATGATGGAGGAGTTTATTTATGTGGAGTTTGGATCGACAAACAATCTTACACTTACTCCATTATTAATACTGTTCATCTGCATATTATGA CTAAAGTGGGCTTGTCTAGAGTGAACGGCTCCTCAGGAGGTGGTTTGATGATCAAGTGTGAACATCCTCAATACAAAACCAACCCAAAATACATCTGTATAGAACCAGACGGATGTTCAGAGAGGAAGAATCCAGGAGTTCAGG AGCAGGAGTCTtga